The DNA region GCGAATGAAGACAATGAAAAAAGATGAGGCGATGAAATTCCATCAAAAGCTCGAAGAAGCGATGAAAAAAAATACGGATAATATGACCCTCAAAGAATTCAGAGAAAGACGAGAGGCTGTTAAAAAAGCTATCGATGCGAAAAAAAAGACAATGACTAAAGAGCAATTAAAAGCAAGTGGTTTGGATCATCATTATCAATGCGATATGGATCACCAACACAAAAAATCTCACGATGCTAATCATAAACATTCAAAAGACAAATAATCATCTTGCAAATGGCAGGGGTTTCCTGCCATCATTTTCTATTCTTCTGATTTCATTCTTTCTATAGTATTTCAATATATTTGTGGTTTAGTTAGTTGTGTGTGTTTTAAAAATAAATGGATTGTATAGGCATATGGTGGCTTGAGGCGGAATCGAACCACCGACACGGAGATTTTCAGTCTCCTGCTCTACCGACTGAGCTATCAAGCCAAATTTAAAAGATGGATTATTCCAAAAAACCCTTGAAAAACAACTTAAACGATTTGATTCATTGTTAAATTGATTTGGATTTGACAAACAACGGCGATGAAATTCTGATATTAAAATCAAAAAGCTATAATCTAGCCATCAAATTCATCCTATCGTTAAGGAAAATAATGAAGCTCATCTCTTGGAATGTGAATGGCTTGAGGGCGTGTATGAACAAAGGCTTTATGGAGTTTTTTACTTCTATTAACGCTGATATTTTTTGTATTCAAGAATCAAAAATGAGTCCAGATCAAGCTGCATTTGAATTTAAGGGG from Helicobacter sp. 12S02232-10 includes:
- a CDS encoding DUF1104 domain-containing protein, with amino-acid sequence MKKITSMILAGAICASFAFGADFSKKSNDDLVQMAGIVAPKDVPDYKIELNKRMKTMKKDEAMKFHQKLEEAMKKNTDNMTLKEFRERREAVKKAIDAKKKTMTKEQLKASGLDHHYQCDMDHQHKKSHDANHKHSKDK